TTTTGCGCGTACATACGTAGTAGGAGTACTACGTACCGTgtcgaggaggatgttggaGGCCTTGAAGTCGCGGTAGATGATCTGCCTCTCCGACGAGTGCAGGAACGcgaggccgcgggcggcgccgaTGGCGATGCGGAGACAGAGGTTCCACGAGATCGGCTGGTAGGCGCTGCCTTCTGCTTGCAAGCAATATGCTCGGTGTTAGTTCACTTTGCTGTCACAATAATCTTACGGAAAACTACGGTTTTATACACTTCTAGTTTATAATCTTACGGTTTTATACCGATAAATTTCGGCCCAATAAAGCCCTGCAACATGCTAGCCTGTTTGGCCCGTAGAAATTGACACGGCCATGTTGAGCAGGGAGAGTGAGAACGCTATTGACAAATTGACCCAGAAATCTGAATATTCTGGTCAGACCCACATAGCCACTGTGCTACGCAACTCAGAACCTATTTTCGTTGGCTGTATAGGGGGCAAACCTATTTTCGCGACGATATGAGACCACATCAATCATAAACCAATCCAGCATCGCTGTCGACCAAGAGAACCAAAATCTGACCTAAGGTCAACGGGTTCAATTAAGCTCGTAGCTGGCAAAGAAACATACCGGAAAGACAAGAACAAAGAACCATCTACCGTGACAGgacagaagaagaaggagaagcaaATTAAACTCACTCCTGAAGAGGTGATTCTCCAAGCTGCCCTTGGCCATGAACTCGTACACGAGCAGCAGCTCCCTGTCCTCCACGCAGTACCCGATCAGCCTCACCAAGTTGGGATGCGACAGCCTCCCCAGGAAGTTTATCTCAGACTGCAAAGAGAAACGTCACCAGGTTAATTAGCTCAGCAAGCACGAGCCCCAAACGCAGACATGCAGCAGCCAACGTGCCGATCACGACGCGCCGTCCCGCAGCTTTGAGGCGGCGcgtagaaacaaaaaaaaagtaaaatcgccacacgcgcgcgcgcgcgcacacacacagaaCAGCGTAGTTCACAGCATGGCGCGTGCAACTACTCCAGTTTATAGTATGCGCAGCGAGAAAGGAAGTGGTCAAGTAGCTTCATAGTATATGAACATTTCAGAACTGCGGATGACTGCCTGGCCGGCCACGTGAACACGCGGCATGGTTTCtctaggaaaaaaagaagaagaagaagaagcacacGGTATGGTTTGGAGGTGGAATAATCCAGTGCAAAGCTTAAACCGCGGCTACAATCATTGATGCCTTTCTACCGATTTCTTTAAGGATCATTTCCGGATCAGCTTGAATCATGCGTGTGATTATGATACTGTTTATCCGTTTTCGTGCTGTCTAAAACAAGTTGACGTTAACACCGCGATCGGTCAGCGCTGCAGATGGCGAGCTGTGAACGAACGAATTTACCTGCCATTCTTGCAGGCCCTGCACGCTCTCGGGGTTGAGCTTCTTGACGGCGATGACCATGCCGGTGCCGCTGCGCGCGGGGCTCATCGTCCTCTCGTCGACCCACCCCTTGTACACCCGCCCGAACCCGCCCTCGCCGAGGACGCTGTCCGGCTTGAagttcctcgtcgccgccctgaGCTCCGCGAACGTGAAGATTCGGAGGTTGGGGACCTCCAGGATCCTCCCCTCCGGCTCCGGGTAGAGCGCCCCGGCGACGCCGacgtccgcgccgccggctgctCCCAGGGgcaggttgctgctgctgctgctgcttctggtGGTGATGCTGCTCATGGACGAGCTCGACCTCATCCCGGAGTGATGCCCGGCGGCGCTGCTCATGGAGGCAAGCGCTTTGGGCGGTGCCATGATGGGACTACGCCTATTTGCTGgagctgctgcttctgctgcgaGGTTCGAAATTTGATCAGAATCTGTTTAAGAACCAAGGGAAAAAGAAATGCCACAAGCATTTGAATACGTACCTTGCCGGCGTCCATGGTGGCCTTGAGCTGGTGCCCTCACGGTCGCAGCAGCTTCGGCCTCCTCGGAGCCGAAGCAGTTCCCCATGGGAGAGCTGGGAGCGAAGCTCGATCGAATCGAGTAGATTGTTCGATCGCCACCTCGCTGCCTACTGAAACTAGGCGAGTAATACGCGAGACGCTAATTGATTTTCTTTCTTGTCATTCAGTAGCAGCTAGAGCGCTTCTCGACTCGGCATCCCGGGCTTTTCTATACTTGTATAAAGCATCGCCGCTTGTCTTGCCGCGCCGACGCGCGGATACCGAGGCTTACGCGGTATGGAGACCTTTCCGATCCGATGGCGCTGTCGTTCTGGGGCTTTGGGGACTAGTACTAGCTCCAGGGTCAACTCAATACttgtccttttgtttttttttttctaaatagcTGAATGGCTgaataatgattttttttataagttatTGAGTTATTACAAAGATCAaaatggccttttttttttgcggggaagatCAAAATGGCCTTGaaaacagttttttttaataaattcatatatacaaagtttttgAGAAAATTACACCCATAGAAGTGTGGGAGATATGCCGCTGAATGGAATGGTTCCAttcctttggaaaaaaaacacacccttaataaGTATTTTGGACCTGAATCCAATCGTTTAAATTTTGAGAATTCACTAAAAAAACAGTAGATTTTCTCGAGTAGTTTTCACGAAGAGTACAGTTCATTCAATTTCATGCACAACTCTTGATTTTGTTTCGAAAATacaattgtattttatatatagcTATATTGAAT
This window of the Oryza sativa Japonica Group chromosome 4, ASM3414082v1 genome carries:
- the LOC9268653 gene encoding probable serine/threonine-protein kinase PIX13 isoform X2 translates to MGNCFGSEEAEAAATVRAPAQGHHGRRQEAAAPANRRSPIMAPPKALASMSSAAGHHSGMRSSSSMSSITTRSSSSSSNLPLGAAGGADVGVAGALYPEPEGRILEVPNLRIFTFAELRAATRNFKPDSVLGEGGFGRVYKGWVDERTMSPARSGTGMVIAVKKLNPESVQGLQEWQSEINFLGRLSHPNLVRLIGYCVEDRELLLVYEFMAKGSLENHLFRKGSAYQPISWNLCLRIAIGAARGLAFLHSSERQIIYRDFKASNILLDTHYNAKLSDFGLAKNGPTAGESHVTTRVMGTYGYAAPEYVATGHLYVKSDVYGFGVVLLEMLTGMRALDTGRPAPQHSLVEWAKPYLADRRKLARLVDPRLEGQYPSRAAQQAAQLTLRCLSGDPRSRPSMAEVVQALVEIERIRSRPKAASSREDASPRVPTRSGGHGHHHHHHSSRPRSGSDGARSGYPSPRVR
- the LOC9268653 gene encoding probable serine/threonine-protein kinase PIX13 isoform X1, encoding MGNCFGSEEAEAAATVRAPAQGHHGRRQAEAAAPANRRSPIMAPPKALASMSSAAGHHSGMRSSSSMSSITTRSSSSSSNLPLGAAGGADVGVAGALYPEPEGRILEVPNLRIFTFAELRAATRNFKPDSVLGEGGFGRVYKGWVDERTMSPARSGTGMVIAVKKLNPESVQGLQEWQSEINFLGRLSHPNLVRLIGYCVEDRELLLVYEFMAKGSLENHLFRKGSAYQPISWNLCLRIAIGAARGLAFLHSSERQIIYRDFKASNILLDTHYNAKLSDFGLAKNGPTAGESHVTTRVMGTYGYAAPEYVATGHLYVKSDVYGFGVVLLEMLTGMRALDTGRPAPQHSLVEWAKPYLADRRKLARLVDPRLEGQYPSRAAQQAAQLTLRCLSGDPRSRPSMAEVVQALVEIERIRSRPKAASSREDASPRVPTRSGGHGHHHHHHSSRPRSGSDGARSGYPSPRVR